Proteins encoded by one window of Anopheles maculipalpis chromosome 2RL, idAnoMacuDA_375_x, whole genome shotgun sequence:
- the LOC126557647 gene encoding major royal jelly protein 1-like: MHKQNRMSRIWCMVVLFGIVNAPLQTLALHSSYMETVKQWNLLNYNFPWDYPVANKDFYNAENIVATGIEVGYDRIYLATPRLFSGVPATLSSISRDSYGDSPALEAYPSWNHHRAGTKEYNCSDIGLVSVYRVRIDSCNRLWALDAGVSRSLEDFEITCPPKILIYDLYTNQVVRRIDFPTEVIRGESLFTNIIVDETTSRKENHCDDVFVYITDTVAPGIVVYDSEKDLTWRLSHPAMYPDPDFAESRILEHSFTLMDGVVGLAFDPEAAILYFQPLATDRLFSVSTAALRFGPLEFGKDLPVKLVGRKSSQGIGLAASPRGGTIFYSPLSETAVASWNPRTNEHSLLAQDKERIQFAADLRTPDRDETALYILTSKFHRFYLKNLNADEVNTRILRIDGVVKRNVPLQQNTLFSNQHRFAPTRPSYEHVSSNSFYNFPASSSSQFDKSLPVRTAPPSNGVKSYSSFVQNFYGKPPHPYNYEPVAIIDKTKPINPFFVLNSGEKTFPPPHVPRPQFGLNGEIFIQKVNSQFNDFNGLRFPKSLNFNETTLPH, encoded by the exons ATGCATAAACAAAATAGAATGTCACGAATATGGTGTATGGTGGTGCTGTTCGGTATCGTCAATGCACCCCTGCAGACACTTGCCCTGCATTCATCGTACATGGAAACGGTCAAACAATGGAACCTGCTTAACTACAATTTTCCATGGGACTATCCTGTTGCGAACAAAGATTTTTACAATGCCGAAAACATTGTAGCTACTGGTATCGAAGTTGGTTACGATCGCATTTACTTAGCAACGCCACGGCTGTTCTCCGGAGTTCCAGCGACACTATCATCCATCTCACGGGACAGCTATGGCGATTCACCAGCCCTGGAAGCTTACCCGTCATGGAATCATCATCGAGCCGGTACAAAGGAGTACAACTGCTCCGACATTGGGCTTGTGTCGGTCTACCGTGTCCGTATTGATTCGTGTAATCGACTGTGGGCACTAGATGCTGGAGTTTCGCGATCGCTGGAGGATTTCGAAATCACTTGCCCTCCAAAAATACTCATATACGATCTCTACACCAACCAAGTGGTACGAAGGATTGATTTTCCCACAGAAGTTATCCGGGGTGAATCGCTTTTCACCAACATTATCGTGGATGAGACAACATCTAGGAAGGAAAATCATTGTGATGAtgtatttgtttacattaCCGATACGGTAGCACCGGGCATTGTTGTGTACGACAGTGAAAAAGATCTTACATGGCGGCTATCGCATCCGGCAATGTATCCAGATCCTGATTTCGCCGAGTCGAGAATTCTCGAGCATAGTTTCACATTGATGGATGGTGTGGTTGGATTAGCGTTCGACCCGGAAGCAGCCATTTTATACTTTCAGCCACTTGCGACGGATCG TTTATTCTCGGTCAGCACTGCCGCTTTGCGTTTTGGGCCGTTAGAATTCGGCAAAGATCTCCCTGTAAAACTGGTAGGCCGCAAATCGTCCCAAGGAATTGGCCTCGCGGCATCTCCACGCGGGGGAACTATTTTTTACTCCCCACTTTCAGAAACTGCCGTGGCTTCATGGAATCCACGCACAAACGAACACAG TCTTCTGGCTCAAGATAAGGAAAGAATTCAGTTTGCTGCCGATTTACGTACGCCTGATCGTGATGAAACCGCACTCTACATTCTGACGTCCAAATTTCATCGTTTCTACTTGAAAAATCTCAACGCTGATGAAGTTAACACTCGCATTTTGCGTATCGATGGTGTTGTGAAGCGCAATGTACCtctacaacaaaacacactcttCTCCAATCAGCATAGATTTGCACCAACCCGACCGAGCTATGAACATGTGTCCAGCAAcagtttttacaattttccagCGTCTTCTTCAAGTCAATTTGACAAATCTCTACCAGTTAGAACTGCCCCACCGTCAAACGGCGTAAAATCGTACTCTTCTTTCGTACAAAACTTTTATGGCAAACCACCACATCCGTACAACTATGAACCGGTAGCAATAATTGACAAGACAAAGCCAATCAATCCATTTTTCGTATTGAACAGTGGTGAAAAAACTTTCCCACCTCCCCATGTACCGAGACCGCAGTTTGGACTTAACGGTGAGATATTCATTCAGAAGGTTAACTCTCAATTTAATGACTTTAATGGGCTACGATTTCCAAAGAGCTTGAACTTTAACGAAACCACGCTGCCGCATTAA
- the LOC126558792 gene encoding uncharacterized protein LOC126558792 has protein sequence MANNCRLGARLRVLVAIIVLICVCLKQVKGSCLSYGHSCWGAHGKRAGPPGRTASSDAPVAVQFQPQPLLDQANPLPAALTGAERWALVKVLPEKNAYYPFSKLIYSPPLTATGSGSFLVNDGYGASGSDSSRIGMESTNSVEGRPAETTNDSKTLSSTEQELAVGDDRLIKAGTFPNMRRRDHRHKKKTQSSPTNRRYDGLDNTFDENLNIARFVDPNDDDLSQILLLNAAAAAMATIPDNDASVSNAQYNRKLFNDNNKHSVLLNA, from the exons ATGGCAAACAATTGTCGTCTGGGAGCACGACTTCGAGTTTTAGTAGCGATAATTGTTctgatttgtgtgtgtctaaAGCAAGTGAAag GATCCTGTCTAAGCTATGGCCATTCATGTTGGGGAG CGCACGGCAAACGGGCAGGTCCGCCGGGACGTACAGCTTCTAGTGATGCACCGGTCGCTGTACAGTTTCAACCGCAGCCACTGTTAGACCAAGCCAACCCACTCCCTGCTGCTTTAACCGGAGCGGAACGGTGGGCTTTGGTCAAAGTTCTCCCGGAAAAG AACGCGTACTATCCATTTAGCAAACTGATATATTCACCGCCGCTTACGGCCACGGGCTCGGGCTCCTTTTTAGTAAACGATGGCTATGGCGCATCTGGATCAGATTCCTCGAGGATTGGTATGGAGTCAACCAACAGTGTGGAAGGCCGACCGGCTGAAACCACCAATGA CTCCAAAACCCTTTCATCCACAGAGCAGGAACTAGCAGTTGGCGATGATCGTCTCATAAAGGCAGGTACCTTTCCCAACATGCGGCGTAGAGATCATCggcataagaaaaaaacacaatcttcGCCTACGAATCGTCGATATGATGGACTGGACAACACCTTTGACGAGAATTTGAACATTGCTCGATTTGTAGACCCAAACGATGATGATTTGAGCCAGATACTGCTTCTTAATGCAGCAGCGGCCGCTATGGCGACGATACCCGATAATGACGCTTCCGTTTCAAATGCACAGTACAATCGAAAGCTGTTCAACGATAACAATAAACACTCGGTCCTGCTAAACGCATAA
- the LOC126559200 gene encoding mitochondrial import inner membrane translocase subunit Tim17-A: MEEYAREPCPYRIVDDCGGAFAMGCIGGGVFQAIKGFRNAPSGFNRRLLGSLTAIKSRSPIIAGNFAVWGGMFSTIDCTLVHFRKKEDPWNSIISGAATGGILAARNGVPAMIGSAVIGGVLLALIEGVGIMFTRISAEQFRNPTPPSDDPSVLGDPNQQQMSTAPPSPFAFGQSGQNYQ, from the exons ATGGAAGAGTATGCGCGCGAACCGTGCCCGTATCGTATAGTGGACGATTGCGGTGGAGCATTTGCGATGGGTTGCATCGGAGGTGGAGTATTTCAAGCAATAAAAGGATTCCGTAATGCTCCATCTGGATTCAATCGACGCTTG CTTGGAAGCTTAACAGCGATTAAAAGCCGGTCGCCTATAATCGCTGGAAACTTTGCCGTTTGGGGTGGCATGTTCAGCACTATCGATTGCACATTGGTGCACTTTCGCAAGAAAGAAGATCCGTGGAACTCTATAATTAGTGGTGCGGCTACGGGAGGAATTTTGGCAGCGCGAAATGGTGTGCCAGCCATGATCGGCAGTGCGGTGATAGGCGGTGTATTGTTAGCTTTGATTGAAGGTGTAGGTATCATGTTTACGCGCATATCTGCCGAACAGTTCCGGAATCCCACTCCACCGTCTGACGATCCTTCCGTGCTGGGCGATCCAAATCAGCAGCAAATGTCAACAGCCCCTCCATCGCCGTTTGCGTTTGGTCAGTCTGGACAGAACTATCAGTAA
- the LOC126558709 gene encoding uncharacterized protein LOC126558709, whose protein sequence is MAKTKWNLLFATFILSCVSLTTLIVSLCTQYWVTSEAYESSATKNSEINYGLFTGSLTQNFLSNPRYYDLTLTCLYQEYVCAFSCQKNEENRTDEVLKLLKGLHPAECPDRSSKLLSIGSSPIPNTSFLSRQTSVSVFDRTNFINTGLWVSTVVFIGLAIGFATASASFSIINVLFNPVEPIFNVFGLFIWNGVAIGATALCMIMWGALFAGTLIDNIAITDTLTSQFPYSSAGLAALGVSYWVLFLPILMHGLNVGLLLWRRYIINKEPLPTTIDVDRSDLTIIMF, encoded by the exons ATGGCTAAAACGAAATGGAATCTGCTCTTCGCCACGTTTATTTTGTCGTGTGTATCACTAACTACTCTGATAGTCTCGCTTTGTACACAGTATTGG GTTACTTCGGAAGCTTACGAAAGCAGCGCAACTAAGAACAGTGAAATAAACTACGGACTTTTCACTGGATCGCTGACGCAGAACTTTCTCTCTAACCCGCGGTACTACGACCTAACAC TCACTTGCCTGTATCAAGAGTACGTTTGTGCATTCAGTTgccaaaaaaatgaagaaaaccgGACGGACGAAGtgttaaaacttttaaaaggATTGCATCCTGCAGAGTGCCCTGATCGCAGTTCAAAGTTGTTATCTATTGGCAGTTCACCGATTCCAAACACATCCTTCCTAAGTAGGCAGACATCAGTATCAGTTTTCGATCGCACCAACTTTATCAACACTGGGCTTTGGGTTTCAACGGTTGTGTTCATCGGATTAGCAATAGGTTTTGCAACAGCTTCGGCTAGCTTCTCTATAATCAACGTACTGTTCAATCCAGTCGAACCGATATTTAATGTATTTGGATTGTTCATATGGAACGGAGTGGCAATCGGTGCTACCGCTCTTTGTATGATAATGTGGGGAGCACTGTTTGCTGGAACTCTAATCGATAATATCGCAATAACCGATACGCTGACGTCACAGTTTCCTTACAGCTCGGCCGGATTGGCCGCACTGGGCGTTTCATACTGGGTATTATTCTTACCTATTTTGATGCATGGACTTAATGTGGGTCTTTTGTTATGGCGCAGGTACATCATCAATAAGGAGCCACTTCCTACGACGATTGATGTAGATCGATCGGATTTAACCATTATTATGTTTTGA
- the LOC126556882 gene encoding probable histone-lysine N-methyltransferase Mes-4, whose translation MPSKTRSRERTSKMKNAKPNKGARRTMRKLKHNITVSPPSGPEATEYEVNSSNCSEYFSEKENVLSVNEQKASTDENSNNVQRPRGQYLLKQLSSSLSPKMTEINTDADRRVSRYGRHQKQKDNSDYVPVDLMKYVANSPLKSKQKVEAAEQENSVFQKLEQTPPSEEDTSGRSETPNVDKKVLNMDEIKIVSADESNADTSTSNHTFLHDLVVRKRSSDVDSAKGSSIDLGNGYRAGTIYWGAQSKKVIHWPCIVRVDPETERITRVHGDRMTEIHVSFFADKGRRGWIKENYMVPFEGMESYCAEARNLRYGKQVKQALRANLQKRWKIACNSAEKYFAMPVDERIAKYDDEVKSEMLTLKITRHRTAIRAGKVTQQAVSQMPETVQFNYQTASYKRDRSTSPESPAFEALPGLTSPGNPVKRVKCSTPSKTTGHYDSRIDHFLQSLDSEEINTGEPNRLMETASPTGEMNTEYEDILTFVRYYMFDGRPNHEIEESLQFHVRSICCLKNVSSNRGTERIANRQRLQALRNTFEKLGLKPLAADGNQGVIAKKSKQSQVLQSIKKEPQSLEDRFIFQLDKNILTKGIPKGFVCYLCNRPNNVTRCSKCFQHVHLLCLTDDAAQVAKLQEQIDEKRFTCAICSTTEMDGKKCFICNDGNEETIAEEKFRCTESKCTREYHLSCLRLFPQYRVVSTNTIVCPYHVCHTCVSNDPRNTASLAKTALISCVKCPASYHPDARCIPAGSEILTTKQLVCPKHSVEQIALNVNWCFICGIGGELICCETCPFACHQDCLPFSPPAGKYFCEQCESGRMPLYNEIVIGKMGVFRWWPALTMPPSEIPQNVLQKPHKPWDICVKFFNSYDMAWLNRKRMYLYQHEDSENLGEGRAGSSMDKKYRLAMIEASKIFQILESTKLPRPYGSVNSSKAAPIYTKIKSNRYVPPLKQPSVNRRQLDGIEDSVCRCQPHDDDPCGPTSACLNRAIFMECSAKTCPAKERCSNQRFTKRMYPALEVRNFADKGYGLVALDDLQSGQFVIEYVGEVINSEEFDRRVKTMQTAKEENYYFLTVEPDLTIDAGSKGNMSRFINHSCEPNCETQKWTIGETRVIGLFAITDIKAGEELTFNYNLESLGNSKRACLCGAQKCSGYIGEKYRPSKKDDVAFGRKPRGDLVKGRKKIVKVSKAKKASVSSTIAEGINSTVDIQPADNDVVVVPAPPSTIVDLIDGSVPVSSIASNPTIVIKSEKVDDIF comes from the exons ATGCCGAGCAAAACACGATCTCGTGAAAG AACCTCCAAAATGAAGAACGCTAAACCAAATAAGGGTGCAAGAAGAACGATGAGAAAGTTGAAACATAATATTACCGTATCACCACCAAGCGGTCCGGAAGCAACAGAATACGAAG TGAATTCTTCCAACTGTTCGGAATATTTCtcagaaaaggaaaatgttttgtcCGTTAATGAACAAAAAGCGTCCACCGATGAAAACAGTAATAATGTCCAACGACCAAGAGGTCAATATCTTTTGAAACAGTTGTCCAGCTCTTTAAGCCCCAAAATGACTGAAATAAATACGGATGCGGATCGTCGTGTTAGCCGATACGGTCGGCATCAAAAGCAGAAGGACAATTCAGACTACGTGCCAGTAGATCTGATGAAATATGTTGCCAATTCTCCGcttaaaagcaaacagaaagtGGAAGCTGCCGAACAGGAGAATTCAGTGTTTCAAAAATTAGAACAAACGCCACCATCTGAAGAAGATACCTCTGGCCGGTCTGAGACACCAAACGTGGATAAAAAGGTGCTCAACATGGACGAAATCAAGATTGTTAGCGCAGACGAAAGCAATGCAGATACAAGTACAAGCAATCATACTTTTCTGCACGATTTGGTCGTTCGTAAACGGTCGTCGGATGTTGACAGTGCTAAGGGATCTTCAATAGATCTAGGTAATGGATACCGTGCGGGGACTATATACTGGGGTGCACAGTCCAAGAAGGTTATTCACTGGCCCTGTATTGTTCGGGTCGATCCAGAGACCGAACGAATAACGCGTGTTCATGGAGATAGGATGACGGAAATTCACGTAAGTTTTTTCGCAGATAAAGGTCGCCGAGGCTGGATCAAGGAAAACTACATGGTGCCATTTGAAGGTATGGAAAGTTATTGCGCAGAGGCAAGAAATCTGCGTTATGGAAAGCAGGTCAAACAAGCGCTCAGGGCAAACCTGCAAAAGCGATGGAAAATTGCATGTAATTCAGccgaaaaatattttgctatGCCTGTTGACGAGCGCATTGCAAAGTATGACGATGAAGTAAAATCGGAAATGTTAACATTGAAAATAACGCGGCATCGCACCGCGATACGCGCGGGCAAAGTAACTCAGCAAGCTGTGTCTCAAATGCCAGAAACAGTGCAATTCAACTATCAGACCGCATCGTACAAGAGAGACCGTTCAACATCACCTGAAAGTCCTGCATTCGAAGCACTGCCGGGCCTCACTTCACCAGGAAATCCGGTGAAACGAGTCAAATGCTCCACGCCTTCAAAAACAACCGGTCACTACGACAGCAGAATCGATCATTTCTTACAATCATTGGACAGTGAGGAAATTAATACTGGTGAACCAAACAGGCTAATGGAAACGGCATCTCCAACGGGCGAAATGAACACGGAATATGAAGATATCTTGACATTTGTCCGGTACTACATGTTCGATGGACGCCCGAATCACGAGATAGAGGAGAGCCTACAATTTCATGTGCGAAGTATATGCTGTCTCAAAAATGTCTCATCCAACCgtggtacggaacgcatcgcCAACCGACAAAGATTACAAGCGCTACGAAACACGTTTGAAAAGTTGGGTCTCAAACCGTTGGCAGCCGATGGCAATCAAGGGGTGAttgcaaaaaaatccaaacaaagcCAAGTGTTGCAAAGCATTAAGAAAGAACCACAGTCTTTGGAGGACAGGTTCATTTTTCAGCTGGATAAAAACATTCTCACCAAAGGAATTCCGAAAGGATTTGTGTGCTATCTGTGCAACCGGCCCAACAACGTTACCAGATGTAGCAAATGTTTCCAGCATGTGCATTTGCTATGCTTGACCGATGATGCGGCGCAGGTGGCCAAACTGCAGGAACAAATTGACGAGAAGCGTTTCACGTGTGCCATATGCTCTACGACCGAAATGGATGGGAAGAAATGTTTTATATGCAACGATGGGAACGAAGAAACGATCGCTGAGGAAAAATTCCGTTGTACAGAGAGCAAATGTACGCGCGAGTACCATCTTTCCTGCTTACGGCTGTTTCCGCAGTATCGCGTCGTTAGTACCAACACGATTGTCTGTCCGTACCATGTTTGTCATACGTGCGTATCGAATGATCCGCGCAATACGGCATCATTAGCGAAAACGGCACTGATAAGCTGTGTAAAGTGTCCGGCATCATACCACCCGGATGCTAGATGCATACCGGCCGGATCGGAAATACTTACCACCAAACAGCTGGTCTGTCCCAAGCACAGTGTCGAGCAGATAGCACTAAATGTAAATTGGTGTTTTATCTGCGGCATAGGAGGTGAGTTAATATGCTGTGAAACGTGTCCGTTCGCATGCCACCAGGATTGCCTTCCATTCAGTCCACCGGCCGGGAAGTATTTTTGTGAGCAGTGCGAATCTGGACGAATGCCCCTTTACAACGAGATAGTCATCGGTAAGATGGGCGTATTTCGTTGGTGGCCGGCGCTAACAATGCCACCCTCCGAGATACCGCAGAATGTACTGCAAAAGCCACACAAACCATGGGATATATGTGTAAAGTTTTTCAATTCCTATGATATGGCTTGGCTTAACCGCAAACGAATGTACCTGTATCAGCACGAAGATTCGGAAAATTTGGGCGAAGGAAGAGCGGGATCATCGATGGATAAGAAATATCGTTTGGCTATGATCGAGGCCAGTAAGATCTTCCAAATACTGGAATCCACCAAACTGCCACGTCCGTATGGAAGCGTAAACAGCTCTAAGGCCGCCCCAATTTATACAAAGATAAAGTCCAACCGATACGTTCCCCCTTTAAAACAACCATCTGTCAATCGCCGCCAGCTGGATGGTATTGAAGATTCGGTGTGCCGATGCCAACCGCACGATGATGATCCTTGCGGTCCAACATCAGCGTGTCTGAACCGTGCAATCTTTATGGAGTGTAGCGCGAAAACCTGTCCGGCAAAGGAACGCTGCTCAAATCAACGGTTCACTAAACGGATGTATCCCGCGCTGGAGGTGCGCAATTTCGCGGACAAAGGTTATGGTTTGGTGGCACTGGACGACTTGCAAAGTGGACAGTTTGTTATCGAGTATGTGGGCGAAGTGATAAATTCGGAGGAGTTTGATCGACGCGTTAAAACGATGCAGACAGCGAAGGAAGAGAATTATTACTTTCTTACGGTCGAACCAGACCTAACAATTGATGCCGGATCGAAAGGGAATATGTCGCGTTTCATTAATCACTCATGTGAGCCGAATTGCGAAACGCAAAAGTGGACGATTGGCGAAACGCGCGTCATTGGCTTGTTCGCTATTACTGATATAAAAGCG GGTGAAGAACTGACCTTCAATTACAATTTAGAGAGCTTGGGAAACAGTAAACGTGCATGCTTGTGCGGTGCACAAAAATGTTCCGGTTATATTGGAGAAAAGTACCGCCCATCAAAAAAGGACGACGTTGCATTCGGTAGAAAACCGAGAGGAGACCTTGTTAAAGGCCGAAAGAAAATCGTTAAAGTtagcaaagcgaaaaaagcaTCCGTTTCAAGCACGATCGCAGAAGGCATCAATTCCACCGTCGACATCCAACCAGCAGACAACGATGTGGTGGTAGTGCCTGCGCCACCCTCCACAATAGTTGATCTAATTGATGGTAGCGTTCCTGTATCATCCATTGCATCAAATCCAACAATCGTTATCAAGTCGGAGAAGGTGGAtgacattttttga
- the LOC126557646 gene encoding uncharacterized protein LOC126557646, producing MIQSECDNRLILSGAPEPVNVTEGCGSLGMFLMKRLMRHGNNVAVIDGVYSSELRYLELLEAGVRLADGLRSEAGLRAGDVVGIISENRLEFPVALYASFFANAAVAPINLTYTKREFEHALNLSKPTILFISPYAAERVIPVARKNRSFFKHIFLFGDENPFGSDVMLYDDFFSRTSAINPYYFRPEPTNVEEHVALIMCSSGTTGLPKGVQLTQRNVIASVSLLTMLEASFEVPTVVLSVIPWFHAFGCLTLINVICNKLKLVFLPKFEEGLFLSCIENYRCSFVFVVPPLMVFLAKHPLVDNYDLSSVNTLLCGAAPLSRETELLVRKRLGVKHILQGYGMSETTLAMLVQTNDSKKSGSVGKLQVGTMAKVVDIASGKLLGPNKPGELYFKGTQIMKGYIGNEKATNETIDQNGWLRTGDIGYYDEEGEFYIIDRLKELIKYKGFQVPPAEIEAILLTNPKIKDAGVVGLPDEAVGELPLAFVVKQPGVNLTEQEVQRYVADRASPAKRLHGGVRFVSEIPKNVSGKILRRELRAMLQQPLSKL from the exons ATGATTCAGTCCGAGTGTGACAATAGATTGATCCTTTCGGGAGCTCCGGAGCCGGTTAACGTTACCGAAGGATGTGGATCTTTGGGAATGTTTTTGATGAAACGATTAATGCGCCACGGTAATAACGTAGCAGTG ATCGATGGAGTGTACTCGAGCGAGTTGCGATATTTGGAGTTATTGGAAGCCGGTGTACGCTTAGCCGACGGCCTTCGCTCCGAGGCGGGCTTGCGTGCGGGTGACGTAGTGGGAATTATAAGTGAAAATCGGCTCGAATTTCCTGTAGCCCTGTACGCGTCATTTTTCGCCAATGCCGCAGTTGCGCCGATTAATTTGACATATACCAAAC GCGAATTCGAGCATGCACTTAATCTGTCGAAGCCAACAATATTGTTCATTTCGCCATATGCTGCAGAACGGGTGATTCCAGTAGCACGCAAAAATCGAAGTTTCTTCAAGCAcatttttctgtttggtgATGAGAACCCGTTCGGATCAGACGTGATGCTTTACGATGATTTCTTCTCACGTACAAGTGCCATCAATCCATACTACTTCCGGCCGGAACCGACGAACGTTGAAGAGCATGTCGCGCTGATTATGTGTTCCTCCGGAACAACCGGCTTACCGAAAGGTGTGCAGCTTACGCAGCGGAACGTTATTGCTAGCGTATCATTGTTGACCATGCTGGAGGCTTCGTTCGAAGTGCCCACCGTAGTGTTGAGTGTTATACCATGGTTCCATGCGTTCGGTTGTCTTACGCTGATCAATGTTATATGCAACAAGCTAAAATTGGTATTTTTACCAAAGTTTGAGGAAGGACTGTTTTTAAGCTGCATCGAAAATTATCGTTGCTCGTTCGTGTTCGTCGTGCCTCCGTTGATGGTGTTCTTGGCCAAACATCCATTGGTAGACAATTACGATCTCAGCAGCGTGAACACGTTGCTGTGCGGTGCTGCCCCTTTGAGCAGGGAAACGGAATTGTTGGTCCGCAAGCGTCTCGGCGTAAAGCACATTCTGCAGGGTTACGGTATGAGTGAAACCACGCTCGCCATGTTAGTGCAAACGAATGATTCTAAAAAGTCTGGAAGCGTGGGTAAGCTGCAGGTGGGCACAATGGCGAAAGTAGTTGATATTGCATCCGGGAAATTGCTAGGTCCCAACAAACCGGGTGAGCTGTACTTTAAAGGCACCCAAATCATGAAAGGGTACATCGGCAACGAAAAGGCAACAAATGAAACGATCGACCAAAATGGTTGGTTACGCACCGGAGACATTGGCTACTACGATGAGGAAGGAGAATTTTACATCATTGATCGATTGAAGGAGCTTATCAAGTACAAAGGTTTTCAGGTGCCACCAGCAGAAATAGAGGCAATCCTACTTACAAATCCAAAAATTAAAGATGCAGGCGTTGTTGGCTTACCGGACGAGGCAGTTGGTGAGCTACCGTTGGCCTTCGTGGTCAAACAACCGGGAGTAAATCTTACGGAGCAAGAGGTGCAACGATACGTGGCCGATCGTGCATCGCCGGCAAAGCGATTGCATGGTGGCGTTCGTTTCGTATCGGAGATACCAAAAAATGTGAGtggaaaaattctcagacgaGAGCTTCGGGCAATGTTACAACAACCGCTTTCCAAGCTGTAA
- the LOC126558617 gene encoding 3'(2'),5'-bisphosphate nucleotidase 1 — protein MANTAPLVMRLVGSSIKIAHRAGHIIRDVMCRGDLGIVEKGKDDLQTEADRSAQRCIVASLSKQFPNVTIIGEEGPSDLNVPEDWLITESNADFLEKHKCPDTFADLKESDVVIWVDPLDGTSEYTQGFLERVTVLIGIAINDRAVGGVIHQPYYKAESGDIGRTIWGLKGCGTGGIVPVKPPSDRFLVTTTRSHSNGIVQSALDALAPDEILRVGGAGYKVLQLLEGKAHAYVFASAGCKKWDTCAPEAVLEANGGTLTDMLGRHYRYGKDASFPNSSGVLGTVAGVSHDDILSKIPDTVKQAMNTA, from the exons ATGGCCAATACCGCCCCACTGGTGATGCGTTTGGTCGGGAGTTCGATTAAGATTGCACATCGAGCCGGCCACATTATCCGCGATGTAATGTGCCGTGGTGATCTGGGAATTGTCGAAAAGGGCAAGGATGACCTACAAACTGAAGCTGATCGTTCGGCTCAGCGCTGCATCGTAGCGTCACTGTCGAAGCAGTTCCCGAATGTGACCATCATAGGCGAAGAAGGACCGAGCGATCTAAAT gtACCGGAAGACTGGTTGATCACAGAAAGTAATGCggattttttggaaaaacacAAATGTCCCGACACATTCGCCGACCTGAAGGAGTCGGATGTGGTGATTTGGGTTGATCCACTGGACGGGACCAGCGAATACACGCAAGGATTTCTAGAGCGTGTCACTGTGCTAATCGGCATCGCGATCAATGATCGAGCTGTCGGTGGTGTGATACATCAACCTTACTACAAAGCAGAGTCGGGTGACATCGGTCGCACTATCTGGGGTTTGAAAGGATGCGGCACGGGCGGCATCGTTCCAGTCAAACCACCTTCGGACAGGTTTTTAGTGACAACGACGCGTTCACATTCCAACGGTATCGTGCAATCCGCGCTCGATGCACTGGCACCAGATGAAATCTTGCGTGTCGGCGGTGCCGGTTACAAGGTACTGCAGTTGCTAGAAGGCAAAGCTCATGCTTATGTTTTTGCAAGTGCCGGTTGTAAGAAATGGGACACCTGCGCACCAGAAGCCGTACTAGAAGCCAACGGTGGAACGCTCACGGATATGTTGGGTCGTCATTATCGTTATGGCAAGGATGCAAGCTTCCCGAACAGTAGTGGAGTTCTGGGCACCGTTGCTGGAGTGTCGCATGATGACattctttcaaaaattccGGATACAGTCAAACAGGCTATGAACACGGCTTAG